One Candidatus Nitronauta litoralis genomic window, ATCGTTTTTCCCAGCAGGACCTTGATTCGATCCAGGCCCATGGAAAAATTCCGAATGTGGGGAAATGGCCCGAAACAGTGAGCCTGGATGACCTCATGACCCAATCCGCTTTAATGTCATTCACTAAAGATCAGGCGGCACTGGATGATCGCATTGCATCCTTCCTGTAAACGCTGACTCCAAATGATTTTGGCAGGTGACATTGGAGGAACCAAAGTAAACTTTGGCCTGTTTGATTTTGTTGCCGGTGAATTAAGACTGGAACAATTTGCAGGGTATCTTGTTAAAGAACTGGGTTCCCTTGATGAAGCACTGGAGAAATTTTTAAAAGATGCCCGAGCACAGCCGGATAGAGCCTGTATTGGGGTCGCTGGGCCTGTTTTAAATGGTCGATGTCAGCTGACAAACGTTGACTTGGAAATAGATTCGGCTTCTTTGAAGTCACGGTTTGGTTTTTCAAAAGCTTTGCTTGTAAATGATCTTGCCGCAACGGCTGCCAGTCTGCCTCTTTTAAAAGAGGCAGACCTTTTGGTTTTACAGGCTGGAAAACCTGTGGATTCAGGCCGGAAAGCAGTGGTTTCAGCAGGAACCGGTTTAGGACAGGCTTATTTGATTTCACAGGGTGATGGCAAATTTCAGATTCTGGATACTGAGGGTGGGCAATGCGGTTTTGCACCCTCCACTCATGAACAATTGAAACTGTGCTCCAGCTTTATAGACGCAGGGCTTTCATTAACTATTGAGGATTTATTGTCTGGGCCAGGTTTGGAAAGAATTTACAAATATTTTAATAAGCCCGAAGAGTCTTCAAAAGAGAATGAAGGAACTGCAGGCCATAAAATTAAGCTGACAGCCGCTGAAATTCTGGAAGAGAGTTGTCAGGATGATTCAAGCCTGGGGCGTCGGGTTATAAACTTGTTCGCTTCAATGCTGGGAGCCGTTTCTGGCGACATGGCTCTTCGATTGCTGGCAACTGGGGGAGTGTACATCGGGGGAGGCATTCCGCCAAAAATCCTGAAGGAACCACAGCAAAAGTTGTTTCTTGAAAGTTTTAGAAATAAAAAAAAGTTCAATACTTTTATGGAATCAGTTCCAGTTTATATGATCATTAATGAACGGGCTCCTTTATGGGGGGCTGCCGGCCTTTTGGTAAATCCCCATATAATAATTCCGGAAAGTTGATTCCTTAATTAATAATCAAAAAAGATCAGGTAGTGGATTTATGAAACCAACCAAGTTAAATAGGATTGTGCTGGCGTATTCTGGCGGACTTGATACATCTGTAATCATTCAATGGTTAAAAGAGAATTATCAAAGTGAGGTGGTCGCCTTTTGCGCAGATATCGGCCAAGGAGCGGAACTGGATCCTGTTCGGGAGAAAGCTCTTGCGACGGGAGCATGCAAGGTCTACGTTGAGGACTTGAAACTTGAGTTTGCACGCGACTTTTTATTCCCAATGCTCCGGGCCAACGCTTTTTATGAAAATTTTTATTTACTTGGAACATCGATTGCGCGTCCATTGATTGCAAAGGAGCAAATAAGAATTGCCCACCTTGAAAAAGCAGATGGGGTTTCCCATGGTGCCACGGGAAAAGGAAATGATCAGGTTCGCTTTGAACTGGCCTACCTGGCATTGGACCCCGATATTCATATTGTGGCTCCCTGGCGGGAATGGGACCTGGATTCGCGAACTGCCTTGATCGATTTCGCAGAGAAACATGGGATTCCGGTACCCGTAACCAAAGCGAAGCCTTACAGCACAGATCGTAATTTATTCCACATCAGTTTTGAGGGAGGAGTGCTTGAAGATCCCTGGTTTGAGCCGGAAGCTGATATGTTTGTTATGAGTGTATCCCCCGAAGATGCGCCAGAAGAGCCAGGCCTTGTTGAGATTGAATACGTTGAAGGAAATCCTGTTGCCTTGAATGGCGTGAGGATGGCTCCAGATGCCTTGCTTTCTGAATTAAACGAGCTGGGTGGGCAGCACGGAATAGGTCGGGTGGATATTGTTGAAAACCGCTTCGTTGGAATGAAATCCCGTGGTGTGTATGAAACCCCGGGAGGAACAATCTTGCATGAGGCTCACAGAGGTGTTGAATCGGTTACACTGGATAGAGAGGTGATGCGGTTGCGTGACTCGCTCATCACGGAATACGCCCGCTTGGTTTATAATGGTTTTTGGTACTCGCCCGAGCGGGAACTGATTCAAAAAACAATTGATGAATCACAAAAAAATGTAACCGGAACGGCAAGGGTTAAGCTTTATAAAGGGCGCTGCTGGATAGTAGGCCGGAAGGCTGAAAAATCTCTTTATCATCAGGAAACCGCCTCTTTTGAAAAAGACGACGTTTATAGGCAAGACGATGCTGAAGGTTTTATCCGGTTGAATGCTCTCCGATTGAAGCTCTACGCTCAGGCTTTTGGAAAGTATGAAGTCTGATGACTAAATGAGGCCCATGAGTTCTATCCTGGTGGTCGACAACGAAAAGAACATTTGTGAAGTTCTCTCCATAATGCTCGAGAAAGAGGGCTACTCTGTCCGGACAGCTCGAAATGGTATTGAGGCCGTCAAACTCCTCAGAGAAAAAGATTTTGATGCCATTCTTACCGATATCCAAATGCCCAGATCGAATGGTCTGGACGTTTTGGATGCCGTCACCCGTGAACGCCCCCAAACTCCTGTAATCATGATGACCGCTTTTGCTTCCGCTGAAACGGCAGTGCATGCTATGAAACAGGGAGCATTCGACTATGTGTCCAAACCGTTTAAAAATGAAGAATTAAAGCTGATCCTCAAAAATGCTGTTGAGAAAAAACGCCTTGCAGACGAAAACATTCAACTGAAACTGGCATTAAAGGAAAAATACGAATTCGCAAACATTATTGGGAAAAGCCAGGGGATGCAGAAGGTTTTCCATTACATCTCCAAAGTGGCCACGAGCAATGCAACCGTACTTATTCTTGGAGAGAGTGGGACCGGAAAAGAACTGGTCGCCAAAGCTTTGCACTTCAACAGCCCACGCAGAGAGGGCCCCTTTATATCGATCAATTGTGGGGCCGTTCCGGAAGCGTTGCTGGAAAGTGAGTTGTTCGGGCATGAAAAAGGTGCGTTTACCAGTGCTGATAGTACCAAAGTTGGTTTGATGGAGGCGGCCAGTGGGGGTACCTTTTTTCTGGATGAGGTTGGAGAAGCTCCCTTATCCATCCAGGTAAAATTATTAAGGGTTCTCCAGGAAATGGAGATTGTCCGTGTTGGTGGAACTCATCCTATCAAAGTAGATCTCAGAATTGTTGCGGCGACAAACCAGAATCTCGAATCCAATGTAAAAGACAAAACTTTTCGAGAAGACCTTTATTATCGTTTGAAAGTTGTTCCGATAGAGTTACCACCGCTACGCTCCAGACCTGAAGATATTCCTTTCCTCGCGAATCATTTTTTTCAAAAATTTATCAGTCAACACAAGGGAGGAGAGAAAATAGAGGGTATTGATTCGGAAGCAATGAAAGTCCTGGAGAATTATTCCTGGCCAGGAAATGTTAGAGAATTGGAAAATGTAATTGAGCGCGCCGTTGTTTTGGAAACTTCAAACCTGATCACTAAATCAAGCCTGCCTGATGATATTACCGGAACTCAAACCGTACCAATAGGAGCGGTTCCTCATATAGAAACAGATGGACCTATCGATCTAGAAACAACTATGGATGAAATTGAAAAAAGCATGTTGCTAAAGGCTCTAAGTAAATCAGACGGTATGATTAACAAGGCAGCTAAAATGCTTAATTTGAGTTTTCGTTCCATGCGGTACCGAGTCAAGAAACACCAGCTAAAAGGAAAAGTTCAGATTGATGAATAAACCCTTTAAAAAACTAAAGCCGGTCATTTTATCTCGGCCTTCATTGTTTCTGGTGATTTGCCTTTTATTATCGGGATCTGTGAATGCTGATGAAAACACCTCGACAACCGCTTCACCTTCCACGGGCTCAGCTGTTAAATCTGCTAATGACTCTTTAAGCGAATCCAATTTTGAAACAGGAAAAGTAAAAACTGATATTATTCCGGGATTACCGCCTTTACGAAAATTGAAAAAGGAAAGCTCTCATTTTTCAACTGTGAAATCGGGGGAGAATTCCATTGCTGTAAAGAAGCCTGTTTTGAAAGAATTGAGTAATCCGGGCGATCTCTTTTTGCAGGCGGAGAATTATTACCACTCAGGTGATTTGTCTGATGCACAATTAAATTACAATGATTTTCTGAAATTTCACCCGAATGATCCTCGGATTCCCCAGGCTATATATCGGCTAGGTACAATAGATTTTGCGCGCCAATCCTACGTATCTTCTCTCCGATTAATGGATTTTCTTGTATTTAACCATTCCAGTTCATCCTTTGCGAAAAGAGGACTGTCAGTTAAAGGGAAATGCTT contains:
- the glk gene encoding glucokinase, whose product is MILAGDIGGTKVNFGLFDFVAGELRLEQFAGYLVKELGSLDEALEKFLKDARAQPDRACIGVAGPVLNGRCQLTNVDLEIDSASLKSRFGFSKALLVNDLAATAASLPLLKEADLLVLQAGKPVDSGRKAVVSAGTGLGQAYLISQGDGKFQILDTEGGQCGFAPSTHEQLKLCSSFIDAGLSLTIEDLLSGPGLERIYKYFNKPEESSKENEGTAGHKIKLTAAEILEESCQDDSSLGRRVINLFASMLGAVSGDMALRLLATGGVYIGGGIPPKILKEPQQKLFLESFRNKKKFNTFMESVPVYMIINERAPLWGAAGLLVNPHIIIPES
- a CDS encoding argininosuccinate synthase, with the protein product MKPTKLNRIVLAYSGGLDTSVIIQWLKENYQSEVVAFCADIGQGAELDPVREKALATGACKVYVEDLKLEFARDFLFPMLRANAFYENFYLLGTSIARPLIAKEQIRIAHLEKADGVSHGATGKGNDQVRFELAYLALDPDIHIVAPWREWDLDSRTALIDFAEKHGIPVPVTKAKPYSTDRNLFHISFEGGVLEDPWFEPEADMFVMSVSPEDAPEEPGLVEIEYVEGNPVALNGVRMAPDALLSELNELGGQHGIGRVDIVENRFVGMKSRGVYETPGGTILHEAHRGVESVTLDREVMRLRDSLITEYARLVYNGFWYSPERELIQKTIDESQKNVTGTARVKLYKGRCWIVGRKAEKSLYHQETASFEKDDVYRQDDAEGFIRLNALRLKLYAQAFGKYEV
- a CDS encoding sigma-54-dependent Fis family transcriptional regulator, which encodes MRPMSSILVVDNEKNICEVLSIMLEKEGYSVRTARNGIEAVKLLREKDFDAILTDIQMPRSNGLDVLDAVTRERPQTPVIMMTAFASAETAVHAMKQGAFDYVSKPFKNEELKLILKNAVEKKRLADENIQLKLALKEKYEFANIIGKSQGMQKVFHYISKVATSNATVLILGESGTGKELVAKALHFNSPRREGPFISINCGAVPEALLESELFGHEKGAFTSADSTKVGLMEAASGGTFFLDEVGEAPLSIQVKLLRVLQEMEIVRVGGTHPIKVDLRIVAATNQNLESNVKDKTFREDLYYRLKVVPIELPPLRSRPEDIPFLANHFFQKFISQHKGGEKIEGIDSEAMKVLENYSWPGNVRELENVIERAVVLETSNLITKSSLPDDITGTQTVPIGAVPHIETDGPIDLETTMDEIEKSMLLKALSKSDGMINKAAKMLNLSFRSMRYRVKKHQLKGKVQIDE